In Symmachiella dynata, the following are encoded in one genomic region:
- the moaA gene encoding GTP 3',8-cyclase MoaA yields MTQQLIDSFGRVHTNLRISVTDRCNIRCFYCMPAENVQFMDRELLLTFEEIERLVQVAARLGVNKVRLTGGEPLVRRDLHKLVAKIAAIPEIHDIGITTNGILLGEQAQELYDAGMRRINVSLDAMNAAKFKEITRRDGFEKAIEGIQAAQKVGFKPVKINAVAVRGLTEDEVVPLGEFARRTGVEIRFIEFMPLDADNAWEREKVLFGHEIIDILTREFGPMTPLGQTDPGAPATDFEFADGRGRIGLIASVSQPFCMSCNRFRVTADGKLRNCLFSLEETDVKSIIRGGGSDEEIAAAMCNSIAAKKEGHEINTARFIQPDRPMYSIGG; encoded by the coding sequence ATGACTCAGCAACTTATTGACAGCTTTGGACGCGTGCATACGAATTTGCGGATTAGCGTGACCGATCGCTGTAATATCCGCTGCTTCTACTGCATGCCGGCGGAGAATGTGCAGTTCATGGATCGGGAACTGCTGCTCACGTTTGAGGAAATCGAACGCCTTGTCCAAGTCGCTGCGCGGCTGGGGGTGAATAAGGTCCGGCTGACCGGCGGCGAGCCGCTTGTCCGTCGTGACCTGCACAAACTGGTCGCCAAGATCGCCGCCATTCCCGAAATCCACGACATCGGCATCACCACCAACGGCATTCTGCTGGGCGAACAAGCTCAGGAGTTGTATGACGCCGGCATGCGACGAATCAATGTCAGCCTCGATGCCATGAACGCTGCCAAGTTCAAGGAAATCACGCGACGCGACGGATTCGAAAAAGCGATCGAAGGCATCCAAGCCGCGCAGAAAGTCGGCTTCAAACCGGTCAAAATCAACGCCGTCGCCGTGCGGGGACTGACCGAGGATGAGGTTGTGCCGCTGGGAGAATTCGCCCGCCGCACGGGCGTCGAAATTCGCTTCATCGAATTCATGCCGCTCGATGCCGACAACGCCTGGGAACGCGAGAAGGTGCTCTTTGGCCATGAGATCATCGACATCCTCACCCGCGAATTCGGGCCGATGACGCCGCTCGGACAAACGGACCCCGGTGCACCGGCGACCGATTTTGAATTCGCCGACGGCCGTGGACGGATCGGTTTGATCGCCTCGGTCAGCCAACCCTTCTGCATGAGTTGCAACCGCTTCCGCGTCACCGCCGACGGCAAACTCCGTAACTGCCTGTTCAGCTTGGAAGAGACCGACGTGAAATCGATTATTCGCGGCGGCGGTAGCGACGAGGAAATTGCCGCAGCGATGTGCAACTCGATCGCTGCCAAAAAAGAAGGTCACGAAATCAACACCGCCCGCTTCATCCAACCCGACCGGCCAATGTACTCCATAGGCGGTTAA
- a CDS encoding GxxExxY protein yields MNFAHKEITEQVIGAAFEVYNVLGYGFLEKVYQRALQVELLKRGLEAVVEPVIQVHYKGAIVGDYRSDLLVAEVVLVELKVAKEYNPNDEPQLLNALKASNIKTGLLINFGRTKVEFKRMVF; encoded by the coding sequence ATGAACTTTGCTCACAAGGAAATTACTGAGCAGGTCATTGGGGCAGCGTTTGAAGTGTATAATGTGTTGGGATATGGCTTTCTGGAAAAAGTTTACCAGCGTGCGTTGCAGGTCGAACTGCTAAAACGCGGGTTGGAAGCGGTCGTCGAACCTGTAATTCAGGTACACTACAAAGGGGCAATTGTCGGCGACTATCGTTCCGACCTCCTCGTCGCCGAGGTGGTCCTCGTCGAATTAAAAGTGGCAAAAGAGTACAATCCTAATGATGAGCCCCAATTGCTAAACGCTCTCAAAGCCAGCAACATCAAAACAGGCCTGCTGATCAACTTTGGAAGAACCAAAGTCGAATTCAAGCGAATGGTTTTCTAA
- a CDS encoding molybdenum cofactor biosynthesis protein MoaE, which yields MIELTRDTIDYTALTESVRSDQAGAVVLFLGTVREMTAGRQTAALDYDAYPEMALAKLAELETEARDRWPIIEVAMIHRIGHLELGEVSVAVAVSTPHRPDAFEAARHLIDRLKEIVPIWKKENFTDGTTEWVHPGVEPESNSD from the coding sequence ATGATCGAATTGACCCGCGACACGATTGACTACACCGCCCTCACCGAATCGGTCCGTTCCGACCAAGCGGGAGCCGTCGTTTTATTCCTCGGGACCGTGCGAGAAATGACCGCCGGACGACAAACCGCCGCCCTGGATTACGACGCCTATCCCGAAATGGCGCTCGCCAAATTGGCCGAACTGGAAACCGAAGCCCGCGATCGTTGGCCGATTATCGAAGTGGCAATGATCCATCGTATCGGACATTTGGAACTAGGCGAAGTCAGCGTCGCCGTCGCCGTCAGCACCCCCCACCGCCCCGACGCCTTCGAAGCCGCCCGACACCTCATCGACCGCCTCAAAGAAATCGTCCCCATCTGGAAAAAAGAAAACTTCACCGACGGCACCACAGAATGGGTCCACCCCGGCGTTGAACCAGAGTCCAACAGCGATTGA
- a CDS encoding MoaD/ThiS family protein yields MKLDVRLFAQARDLAGAEHVSVELPDSSTVADLREALAAQFPQLAPLSPNLLIAIGTDYASDETVLSPDADIACFPPVSGG; encoded by the coding sequence ATGAAACTCGACGTACGCCTGTTTGCCCAGGCCCGTGATCTCGCCGGGGCCGAACATGTCTCCGTAGAGTTACCCGACAGCAGCACCGTCGCCGATCTCCGCGAAGCATTGGCCGCTCAATTCCCTCAGCTTGCGCCGCTGTCGCCAAATCTATTGATCGCCATCGGCACCGATTATGCCTCAGACGAGACCGTACTGTCTCCCGACGCCGATATCGCTTGCTTCCCGCCCGTCAGCGGCGGGTAA
- a CDS encoding FAD-binding and (Fe-S)-binding domain-containing protein codes for MDELRTRISEDLSGVLKGEIRCDSLTVAMYSDDASLYQIPPAGVAYPRDQEDVVTLAQYSASTDTPLVARGAGTGLAGESLGRGIIVDFSRHMRHIEIIDDESVRVQPGVVCSMLNRELRQIGRYFPPDPSGAGVTTIGSMLALDAAGSHSVRIGSTRDHVRQLEVVLSGGHVVELGQEPLTKLTGQPYTPAPFHSSQSPAGLDSGSDAPTVKRTLISKLAKLLDDNSELIRIHQPPLIRNRSGYYLRGVLTKSHLNMARMLVGSEGTLGLFTAATLHTSPLPAHRGAVLIVFGQLESALRAVQAVAPQQPSACDLLDRRVLSLARDAHPRFAEMIPTTGEAALLVEQTGFTSRQIRDRIRMVISTVHDLSGVNVVTHEAYEPDEVEFLWSLPERVVPLLMRLPGPTHPLPFVEDVAVPPEALPDFLVRAQNVFKKHEVTSSLYAHAAAGQLHMRPFLTQPTAADAHRLEEIARDLYQVVFSVGGTISGEHGDGLSRTSFLRSQYGALYAVFKQIKQIFDPHNIMNPGKIISDDPHLTIKNLRPPTQPPEDLVPLQMNWNWEQVAEEAVRCNGCGSCRTQDADQRMCPLFRSSHLEEASPRAKANLMRQIAAGTLDADLLESDEFKRVADLCFNCKQCELECPTNVNIPHLMVEAKAAHVASNGLSRTEWYLSRIHLFGGIIGAASLAINWAIQNSLSRWAAEKLFGIARQRKLPLFARRPFLKSHKALTRNPSRSGKSRGVVYFVDHYANLHDPELGKAFVAILRHNGIPVHAPAGQQISGMALISAGDLDAARDIAKDNIRELAEFAREEIPIVCTEPTAALCLKREYPALLDHPDLELISEQTIEAGQFLANLHAEGRLKVDFGPLDLTVGYHTPCHLKALGDRTPLADLLELIPGLKLRKIEQGCSGMAGTFGVSTQNFRESLRIGWGLITQLREDSLDIGATECSSCKMQMEQGARIPTLHPIKLLALSYGLMPELREKLKPPQKPLVVT; via the coding sequence GTGGATGAACTACGGACGCGAATTTCCGAAGACCTAAGCGGAGTCCTCAAAGGAGAAATCCGATGTGACTCGTTGACGGTCGCGATGTATTCCGACGACGCGAGCTTATATCAAATCCCGCCCGCCGGCGTCGCCTATCCCCGCGATCAGGAAGATGTCGTCACGCTGGCCCAATACTCGGCATCGACCGATACCCCCTTGGTGGCCCGTGGAGCGGGAACGGGCTTGGCGGGAGAATCGCTCGGACGCGGAATCATTGTCGATTTCTCCAGGCACATGCGGCATATCGAGATCATCGACGACGAATCGGTCCGCGTGCAGCCGGGCGTGGTCTGCTCGATGTTGAATCGCGAACTCCGCCAAATCGGACGGTACTTTCCCCCCGATCCCTCCGGCGCAGGCGTAACGACCATTGGCAGCATGCTCGCGCTGGATGCCGCTGGATCACACTCTGTGCGAATCGGTTCCACACGCGACCATGTACGGCAGTTGGAAGTGGTGCTCTCCGGGGGACATGTCGTCGAATTGGGTCAAGAACCGCTGACCAAACTGACCGGTCAACCCTACACCCCCGCACCGTTTCACTCGTCCCAAAGTCCCGCCGGGCTCGACTCCGGCAGCGATGCACCGACGGTCAAGCGGACCTTGATCAGCAAACTCGCAAAATTACTCGACGACAATAGCGAGTTGATCCGCATCCACCAGCCCCCTTTGATCCGCAATCGCTCAGGCTACTACTTACGCGGGGTGCTGACGAAATCGCATTTGAATATGGCGCGGATGCTGGTGGGATCCGAAGGGACGTTGGGGCTGTTCACCGCAGCCACGCTGCACACCAGTCCGTTGCCGGCGCATCGCGGCGCGGTATTGATTGTCTTTGGCCAGTTGGAATCGGCCTTGCGAGCCGTGCAGGCCGTCGCTCCGCAACAGCCCAGCGCGTGCGATCTGTTGGACCGCCGTGTGCTCTCGTTGGCGCGCGACGCCCATCCCCGGTTTGCCGAGATGATCCCCACCACCGGCGAGGCGGCGCTGTTGGTCGAGCAAACTGGATTCACGTCTCGGCAAATTCGTGATCGCATCCGCATGGTCATCTCGACCGTGCACGATCTTTCCGGTGTGAATGTGGTCACACACGAGGCCTATGAACCGGATGAAGTCGAGTTTTTATGGTCCCTGCCCGAACGGGTTGTGCCGTTATTGATGCGGCTTCCCGGGCCGACGCATCCCCTGCCCTTCGTAGAGGATGTCGCCGTCCCCCCCGAAGCCTTGCCCGACTTCTTGGTCCGCGCCCAAAACGTCTTCAAAAAACACGAAGTCACCTCATCGCTCTATGCCCATGCTGCCGCCGGGCAATTGCACATGCGGCCGTTTCTGACGCAACCCACCGCGGCCGACGCGCACCGGTTGGAGGAGATCGCTCGCGACTTATATCAAGTTGTCTTTTCGGTCGGGGGAACCATCAGCGGCGAGCATGGCGACGGCTTGTCGCGCACGTCGTTCCTCCGCTCACAATACGGCGCGCTGTATGCTGTCTTTAAGCAAATCAAACAGATTTTCGACCCGCATAACATTATGAATCCGGGCAAGATCATCAGCGACGACCCGCACCTGACAATCAAAAACCTCCGCCCCCCGACGCAACCACCCGAGGATCTTGTCCCGCTGCAGATGAATTGGAATTGGGAGCAGGTCGCCGAAGAGGCCGTCCGTTGCAACGGCTGTGGATCGTGTCGCACACAAGACGCCGATCAGCGGATGTGCCCCTTGTTCCGTAGCAGCCACCTGGAGGAAGCCAGCCCCCGGGCCAAAGCGAACCTGATGCGTCAAATCGCAGCCGGCACTCTCGACGCCGACCTGCTGGAGAGCGATGAATTCAAACGGGTCGCCGATCTTTGTTTTAACTGTAAACAATGCGAACTGGAATGCCCCACCAACGTCAACATCCCGCATTTGATGGTTGAGGCCAAAGCCGCGCATGTCGCCTCCAACGGATTGTCACGGACCGAATGGTACTTGTCGCGAATTCACCTGTTCGGCGGGATCATCGGTGCCGCTTCCTTGGCGATCAATTGGGCCATACAAAACTCCCTTTCGCGGTGGGCAGCAGAGAAACTATTCGGCATCGCCCGCCAACGCAAACTCCCATTGTTTGCCCGCCGACCGTTTCTCAAGTCGCACAAAGCGCTGACCCGTAATCCGTCCCGTAGCGGAAAAAGCCGAGGTGTCGTCTATTTTGTCGACCACTATGCCAATCTTCACGATCCCGAGTTGGGCAAAGCATTTGTCGCCATCCTGCGTCACAACGGCATTCCCGTCCACGCGCCCGCCGGACAACAAATCTCCGGCATGGCGCTGATTTCGGCTGGCGATCTGGATGCCGCCCGCGATATCGCCAAGGACAACATCCGCGAATTGGCGGAATTTGCCCGCGAAGAGATTCCGATCGTCTGCACCGAACCGACAGCGGCACTTTGCCTGAAGCGGGAATACCCCGCTCTGCTCGATCATCCCGACCTGGAGTTGATTTCCGAGCAAACGATCGAAGCAGGCCAGTTTTTAGCCAACCTGCATGCGGAGGGGCGTTTGAAAGTCGACTTTGGGCCGCTCGACCTGACTGTCGGCTACCACACCCCCTGCCATTTGAAGGCCCTGGGGGACCGAACGCCGTTGGCCGACTTGCTCGAATTGATTCCCGGCCTCAAGCTGCGTAAAATTGAGCAAGGCTGTTCGGGCATGGCGGGGACATTTGGGGTATCGACCCAAAATTTCCGCGAATCGCTCCGCATTGGCTGGGGGTTGATCACCCAGTTGCGGGAAGACAGCCTGGACATCGGGGCGACCGAGTGCAGCAGTTGCAAAATGCAAATGGAGCAAGGCGCGCGGATCCCGACGCTGCATCCGATCAAACTCCTCGCGCTCTCTTACGGCCTGATGCCGGAACTGCGCGAGAAATTGAAGCCTCCCCAAAAACCACTGGTTGTCACATGA
- a CDS encoding sialidase family protein — translation MRQLFICLIMACITSLATAGELKITKVYGPDLPNKYKHPVSITELDNGDLFVAYYGGDGEYAADTAVYGGRLPKGSSTWTKPVELANTPHRTDGNGVVWQAPDGDVYLFYVVRFGDTWSSSRIKYKISHDGAKTWTDSRLLTLEEGMMVQGRPFVLSNGDYMLPAYCERGDDREIVGPESTSMFFRFNPKTKTWTESERIKSPNGNIQPAGAELKKDYVVAYCRRGGGYGPNEKGFIVRSESHDGGQTWSEGRNSEFPNPNAAMDFLKLQSGNLLMVYNDSMNSRVPLSVALSTDMDKSYPFRNVIMGAPHVDLGYPYAIQTRDGKIHVIFTERRTQIYHAVFDEDWVMKK, via the coding sequence ATGCGACAGCTCTTCATCTGCCTAATAATGGCCTGCATTACATCCCTCGCGACCGCGGGTGAATTGAAGATCACTAAGGTTTATGGGCCGGATTTGCCCAATAAATACAAGCACCCCGTCTCAATCACCGAATTGGACAACGGTGACCTGTTCGTCGCCTATTACGGCGGCGATGGGGAGTACGCGGCCGATACAGCCGTTTACGGCGGGCGGCTGCCCAAGGGGAGCAGCACTTGGACCAAACCGGTGGAGCTGGCGAATACCCCGCACCGTACCGACGGCAATGGTGTGGTTTGGCAGGCCCCGGATGGCGACGTCTATCTGTTTTACGTCGTCCGCTTTGGCGACACGTGGTCTTCTTCGCGGATCAAGTACAAAATCTCACACGACGGGGCGAAGACCTGGACCGACTCCCGGTTGTTGACACTCGAAGAAGGCATGATGGTCCAAGGCCGGCCGTTTGTGCTCTCCAACGGCGATTACATGCTCCCCGCCTATTGCGAACGGGGCGATGACCGCGAAATCGTTGGTCCGGAAAGCACGTCGATGTTCTTTCGCTTCAATCCCAAAACCAAGACTTGGACCGAAAGCGAACGGATCAAATCTCCCAACGGTAATATCCAGCCGGCGGGAGCGGAATTGAAAAAGGATTATGTCGTCGCCTATTGTCGTCGCGGCGGTGGTTACGGTCCGAATGAAAAAGGCTTCATCGTCCGCAGTGAATCACACGACGGCGGCCAGACTTGGAGTGAAGGCCGGAATTCTGAATTCCCCAATCCCAACGCAGCCATGGATTTTCTGAAACTGCAAAGCGGCAATTTGTTGATGGTCTACAACGACAGCATGAATAGCCGCGTCCCGCTTTCGGTTGCCCTGTCGACCGACATGGACAAATCCTATCCGTTCCGGAATGTCATCATGGGAGCGCCCCACGTCGACTTGGGTTACCCCTATGCGATACAGACCCGTGACGGAAAAATCCACGTGATCTTCACCGAGCGTCGCACGCAAATCTACCATGCGGTCTTCGACGAAGACTGGGTGATGAAAAAATAA
- a CDS encoding SUMF1/EgtB/PvdO family nonheme iron enzyme, whose amino-acid sequence MTLQQRLRLTEIEHQVCDITSEQLGIPRQKVTPRSRLIQDLHCDSLDIIELIMEVEESFDVAIPDNDPNSVYKAVFTRQPFRLADLAELVYLQQGTGKPQRHGWRMSIVDPEPGPVVPFSQLDGIWQPEQNDNVPAFEKLETNEGPPQYRRPTDGMRCLLIPAADVEIGFSGPTARADEQPQHVVGLDAFLIDAEPVSTTAYCRFLNSISNVSTERLAEFFILDSSDDRVIHMPIKRRDRLWQPIAGTEHWPMILVSWYGANAYSLWANGRDWRGYRHETEQDGESFLPSEAQWEYAARGAKSRQYPWGEEAPTQQRMNFGRHRESVEYQVQTLPLSAVNEQLGMSPFGLHHVAGNVWQWCRDWYDENFYRTPEATAPNPVNRTAGQVRSERGGSWVGPAELCRSSFRRGRAPYARGRCLGFRCISPSQGID is encoded by the coding sequence ATGACGCTCCAACAACGACTCCGTCTCACCGAGATCGAACATCAAGTCTGTGACATCACTTCAGAGCAATTGGGAATACCCCGCCAGAAGGTGACCCCGCGTTCGCGGTTAATTCAGGACCTGCATTGTGACAGCCTAGATATCATCGAATTGATCATGGAAGTGGAAGAGTCGTTCGACGTCGCGATTCCTGACAATGATCCCAATTCGGTTTACAAAGCGGTTTTCACGCGGCAACCATTTCGACTGGCTGATTTGGCGGAATTGGTTTACTTGCAACAGGGAACCGGAAAGCCGCAGCGACATGGGTGGCGAATGTCCATTGTCGATCCAGAACCGGGACCGGTCGTCCCCTTCTCTCAACTCGACGGCATTTGGCAGCCGGAACAAAACGACAATGTCCCCGCGTTCGAGAAGTTGGAAACCAATGAAGGACCACCGCAATATCGTCGCCCCACCGATGGTATGCGTTGCCTATTGATACCAGCAGCAGACGTCGAAATCGGCTTTAGCGGTCCCACCGCACGGGCGGATGAACAACCGCAGCACGTCGTTGGTTTAGATGCGTTCTTAATTGATGCGGAGCCGGTCTCCACGACCGCTTATTGCCGATTCCTCAATTCTATTTCAAATGTCTCGACCGAAAGGTTGGCCGAATTCTTCATTCTCGATTCGAGCGACGACCGGGTAATCCACATGCCGATCAAACGGCGGGACCGGCTCTGGCAACCGATTGCGGGGACCGAACATTGGCCGATGATTCTGGTTTCCTGGTACGGCGCGAATGCCTATTCCCTGTGGGCCAACGGCCGTGATTGGCGCGGCTATCGGCATGAGACGGAACAGGATGGGGAATCGTTCTTGCCCAGCGAAGCCCAGTGGGAATACGCCGCGCGCGGAGCGAAATCACGGCAGTACCCCTGGGGTGAAGAGGCACCAACGCAACAACGCATGAATTTTGGACGGCATCGCGAATCGGTCGAATATCAAGTCCAAACGCTTCCCTTGTCCGCTGTCAATGAGCAACTCGGCATGTCGCCGTTCGGTCTGCATCACGTGGCCGGGAATGTGTGGCAGTGGTGCCGAGACTGGTATGACGAGAATTTTTACCGCACACCGGAAGCGACAGCCCCTAATCCCGTCAACCGAACTGCCGGTCAGGTGCGTAGCGAACGCGGTGGAAGTTGGGTCGGACCGGCCGAGTTGTGCCGCAGCTCCTTCCGTCGCGGCCGGGCTCCCTACGCCCGCGGCCGCTGCCTCGGTTTTCGTTGCATCAGCCCCAGCCAGGGCATCGACTAG
- a CDS encoding amidohydrolase family protein has translation MTQSLDRREFLSHASATALAFGAGAVFLPGRTPHLKADDVNDLATMPIIDTHQHLWDLSKFNIPWTKNEGVEVLNRDYLTADYLKATEGLNVVKAVYMEVDVHPDHQVKEAEHIKRLCASDDNPTVAAVISGRPSSPEFAAYIKKVADGKYIKGVRRVLHDAQIPAGLCLEPQFVKNMQLLGDMNLSYDLCMRSGEVIDTVKLVDQCPDTRFILDHCGNMDVTSTDEKAINTWKRGVRELAERDNVICKISGIVVTAKPKTWKPADLAPVVNYCLDSFGPDRVVFGGDWPVCTLKASYAQWVNALKEIVSTRSAEEQRKLFHDNAVRHYGLS, from the coding sequence ATGACGCAGTCGTTAGATCGCCGTGAGTTTTTGTCGCACGCCTCCGCTACAGCTTTGGCCTTCGGAGCTGGGGCCGTTTTTCTGCCGGGACGCACTCCTCATCTGAAAGCCGACGACGTGAACGATCTTGCTACGATGCCCATCATCGATACGCACCAACATCTGTGGGACCTCAGCAAATTCAATATCCCCTGGACCAAAAACGAAGGGGTGGAAGTCCTCAATCGCGATTACCTCACTGCAGACTACTTGAAGGCGACCGAGGGGCTGAACGTCGTCAAAGCGGTCTATATGGAAGTCGACGTGCATCCCGACCACCAAGTGAAAGAGGCGGAGCACATCAAGCGGTTGTGTGCCAGTGACGACAATCCGACCGTGGCGGCGGTGATATCCGGCCGGCCCAGTTCGCCGGAGTTTGCGGCGTATATTAAAAAAGTGGCTGACGGGAAATACATCAAAGGCGTCCGGCGGGTTTTACACGATGCACAGATCCCGGCCGGGCTGTGCCTGGAACCGCAGTTCGTCAAAAACATGCAACTGCTGGGCGACATGAATCTCAGCTACGACTTGTGTATGCGTAGCGGCGAGGTGATCGATACGGTCAAGCTGGTTGACCAATGCCCAGACACACGGTTTATTCTCGACCATTGCGGCAACATGGATGTCACCAGCACCGATGAAAAAGCGATCAACACATGGAAGCGGGGCGTGCGGGAATTGGCCGAGCGGGACAATGTGATCTGCAAGATTTCCGGCATCGTCGTGACGGCTAAGCCCAAGACTTGGAAACCGGCCGATCTCGCACCGGTCGTCAACTATTGCCTCGACAGCTTCGGCCCCGACCGCGTTGTCTTCGGCGGCGACTGGCCGGTCTGCACGCTCAAGGCCTCCTATGCACAGTGGGTAAATGCCCTCAAGGAAATCGTCAGCACGCGGAGTGCGGAAGAGCAACGCAAATTGTTTCACGACAATGCGGTGCGGCATTACGGTTTGTCGTAA
- a CDS encoding IS4 family transposase — translation MARKKAKRVSDADLTGLKYLKRISSLLKRLRPVGCERDKAGNRDLFFDQYCGLMLLSMFNPIVTSLRGMQQTSQLKKVQRLLGCQRASLGSLSEAARVFDPELLREIAGELLQRAPQRADCDPRLKDFAQTLTAVDGSLLKKLPQITQACFATRNDRGFKLHAHFEILKGVPVKSAVTDASGQGPANEKNVLRSQLEPDRCYVIDRGYEQFSLFNAIVDVGSSYVCRIRNDRAFTADEVRELDEEARAAGVLEDAIGQLGSPKSRRIEHPQHRVRRVVIRAETHPKRGGRKRAAATHDVVLVTNLLDVPAEIIALIYRSRWMIELYFRFLKHVLGCRKLLSDCDNGIEIQTYCAIIACLLISLVTGRKPTLRTYEMLCYYFQGLADEEELLAHINRLPPHATTSV, via the coding sequence GTGGCCAGGAAGAAAGCGAAGCGGGTTTCCGATGCGGATTTGACCGGACTGAAATATCTGAAACGAATCTCTTCGCTGCTCAAACGCTTGCGGCCCGTCGGCTGCGAACGGGACAAAGCCGGCAATCGTGACTTGTTTTTTGATCAGTATTGCGGGTTGATGCTGCTGTCTATGTTCAACCCGATCGTCACTTCGCTGCGCGGCATGCAACAAACCAGCCAGCTCAAAAAAGTGCAACGCTTGCTCGGTTGCCAACGGGCTTCGCTGGGTTCGTTGTCCGAAGCGGCACGTGTGTTTGACCCGGAATTGCTGCGGGAAATCGCCGGTGAACTGCTCCAGCGCGCTCCGCAACGCGCCGACTGCGACCCGCGGCTGAAAGACTTTGCGCAGACCTTGACCGCCGTCGACGGCAGTCTGCTGAAGAAGCTGCCGCAAATCACGCAGGCCTGTTTCGCCACCCGCAACGATCGCGGTTTTAAGCTGCACGCGCACTTTGAAATCCTTAAAGGCGTGCCTGTCAAATCGGCAGTCACTGACGCCAGCGGCCAAGGACCGGCCAATGAAAAAAATGTGTTGCGCAGCCAATTGGAACCGGATCGCTGCTACGTGATCGATCGCGGTTACGAACAATTTTCGCTGTTCAACGCGATCGTCGATGTCGGCAGCAGCTACGTTTGCCGCATCCGCAACGACCGCGCGTTTACGGCTGACGAGGTTCGCGAACTGGACGAGGAGGCGCGGGCGGCGGGCGTGTTGGAAGACGCCATCGGCCAACTCGGTTCGCCCAAATCGCGACGGATTGAGCATCCGCAGCATCGCGTGCGGCGGGTGGTGATTCGCGCCGAAACGCATCCCAAGCGAGGCGGACGCAAGCGGGCCGCTGCCACGCACGACGTCGTGCTGGTGACGAACTTGCTGGACGTGCCGGCGGAAATCATCGCGTTGATTTATCGCAGTCGCTGGATGATCGAATTGTACTTTCGGTTTTTGAAACATGTGCTGGGCTGCCGCAAGTTATTAAGCGACTGTGACAACGGAATCGAAATTCAAACGTACTGTGCGATCATCGCTTGCCTGCTGATCAGCCTAGTGACCGGCCGCAAGCCGACGCTGCGGACGTATGAAATGCTTTGTTATTACTTCCA